One Alligator mississippiensis isolate rAllMis1 chromosome 1, rAllMis1, whole genome shotgun sequence genomic window carries:
- the TPT1 gene encoding translationally-controlled tumor protein, translated as MIIYRDCISNDEMFSDIYKIREVADGLCLEVEGKMVTRTEGQIDDALIGGNASAEGPDGEGSEATVVTGVDIVMNHHLQETSFTKESYKKYIKDYMKAIKARLEEHKPERVKPFMTGAAEQVKHILANFKNYQFFVGENMNPDGMVGLLDFREDGVTPFMIFFKDGLEIEKC; from the exons ATGATCATCTACCGGGACTGCATCAGCA ATGACGAGATGTTCTCCGACATCTACAAGATCCGGGAGGTGGCGGACGGGCTGTGCCTCGAAGTGGAAGGGAAG ATGGTGACACGGACAGAGGGGCAGATCGACGACGCGCTGATTGGCGGCAACGCCTCGGCTGAGGGCCCCGACGGGGAGGGCTCAGAAGCCACTGTGGTCACCGGCGTGGACATTGTCATGaaccaccacctgcaggagacCAGCTTCACCAAGGAGTCCTACAAGAAGTACATCAAGGACTACATGAAGGC AATCAAAGCCAGACTTGAGGAACACAAGCCAGAAAGAGTAAAGCCTTTTATGACTGGGGCTGCAGAACAAGTCAAACACATCCTCGCAAACTTCAAAAACTACCAG ttTTTTGTAGGTGAAAACATGAATCCAGATGGCATGGTGGGTCTCCTGGACTTCCGTGAGGATGGCGTGACACCCTTTATGATTTTCTTTAAGGATGGTTTAGAAATAGAGAAATGT TAA